The Methanoregula boonei 6A8 genome has a window encoding:
- the ribB gene encoding 3,4-dihydroxy-2-butanone-4-phosphate synthase, whose product MIDDAITALREGKMILLYDFDDREGETDFAIRSDAVTPKDILRMRKDGGGLICTAIDPVAAERLGLPFASDALKNTQIAEQEGEIPYDRKNHSSFSLWVNHKNTFTGITDRDRALTITAVAEQVKKSLNGGGAHFSEHFRTPGHCALLRAADDLLDQRHGQTELSVALARMAGVTPSITICEMLDDESGYALPKTRAKAYAKKHDLVFVEGREVLDRWESAKKQK is encoded by the coding sequence ATGATTGACGATGCAATAACGGCGCTGCGTGAAGGAAAGATGATCCTTCTGTACGATTTCGATGACCGGGAAGGGGAGACGGATTTTGCGATCCGGTCCGATGCGGTAACGCCGAAGGACATCCTCCGGATGAGAAAAGATGGCGGCGGGCTGATCTGTACCGCGATCGACCCGGTGGCGGCAGAGCGGCTGGGTCTGCCGTTTGCAAGCGATGCGCTCAAAAACACGCAGATCGCCGAACAGGAAGGTGAGATCCCGTACGACCGTAAAAACCATTCATCGTTCTCGCTCTGGGTCAACCACAAGAACACGTTTACCGGGATAACGGACCGGGACCGGGCGCTCACCATTACTGCAGTGGCCGAGCAGGTAAAAAAATCGCTCAACGGAGGCGGGGCGCACTTTTCCGAGCACTTCCGCACCCCGGGTCACTGTGCCCTCCTGCGTGCGGCCGACGACCTGCTCGACCAGCGCCACGGGCAGACTGAACTCTCGGTAGCCCTCGCCCGGATGGCCGGGGTCACCCCCTCTATTACCATCTGCGAGATGCTGGACGACGAGTCCGGTTACGCACTCCCCAAAACCCGCGCAAAAGCATATGCAAAGAAGCACGACCTTGTCTTTGTCGAAGGACGAGAGGTGCTCGACCGCTGGGAATCGGCAAAGAAGCAGAAATAA
- a CDS encoding DUF120 domain-containing protein codes for MVLAEDLECLKALALMGGMREPVFISSQTLGEVLETSPQTASRRLKALEGQRLISRTLNPDGQHITVTKEGEDGLRREYAEYCRLFAHEGGHYTLPGIVISGLGEGRYYMSLEPYKKQFLRHLGFEPYPGTLNLRLSGSDIPTRKKIDSLTWIPIHGFSAEGRTFGEVRCMPCRINDIPCGIVVPGRSHYPEDIVEVIAPVGLRDALGVKENDRVNVEVAYD; via the coding sequence ATGGTGCTTGCCGAAGATCTCGAATGCCTCAAGGCGCTCGCCCTCATGGGCGGGATGCGGGAACCGGTCTTCATCTCCTCGCAGACACTCGGCGAGGTACTTGAGACCAGCCCCCAGACCGCATCCCGGCGCCTCAAGGCACTTGAGGGCCAGCGGCTGATCTCCCGGACCTTAAACCCGGACGGCCAGCACATTACCGTGACAAAAGAGGGCGAGGACGGACTCCGGCGCGAGTACGCGGAGTACTGCCGGCTCTTTGCACACGAAGGCGGCCACTACACTCTTCCCGGGATCGTGATCAGCGGACTTGGCGAGGGCAGGTACTACATGAGCCTGGAGCCGTACAAGAAACAGTTCCTCCGGCATCTCGGCTTTGAGCCGTACCCGGGTACGCTCAACCTCCGCCTCTCCGGGTCCGACATCCCGACCAGGAAGAAGATCGATTCCCTGACCTGGATCCCGATCCACGGCTTTTCGGCCGAGGGCCGGACATTCGGGGAGGTGCGGTGCATGCCCTGCCGGATCAATGATATCCCCTGCGGGATCGTGGTGCCCGGCCGCAGCCATTACCCGGAGGATATCGTGGAAGTGATCGCGCCCGTGGGACTGCGGGATGCTCTTGGAGTAAAAGAAAACGACCGGGTGAATGTCGAGGTGGCTTATGATTGA